CACAACACCTTCTTCCTCTCCTGCCTCCAGCACCCTTCCCGGCACCCTCATACCCACCGCCCTGAACGCCTCATACGCCCTCCCCTCAAGCTCCGTCCTCACCAAATACTGAAGTGGACCCCATCTTTTGGACAGGTCAACCCCTAAATTGAGGTGATGCCTCATGCCGCAACTCTCTCCCGAACCCCTGGCAAATTGCCCCCAAAATAAACCTCATCCGGTGTCCTCCCTCCTAACCCAAAATGCGGCCTCTCCCCATTGTAGCTCCCAATCCACCTCCCTATCGCCTCCCGAGCTTCCTTCCCTCCCTCAAATTCCAGTAAATATACGCACTCGTACTTCAGCGACCTCCAAAAACGCTCCACCATTCGGTTGTCTTGCCATCGCCCACGACCGTCCATCGAAATCGCTACCCCTGCCTCCTCTAATACCTCCAAAAACTCCCTGCTCGTGTATTGACTCCCTTGATCCGTGTTGAATATCGCCGGCCTCCCGTACTTCTCCAACGCCTCCTCCAGTACCTGGCGGCAAAATCCAGCCTCCATCGTGTTCGATAACCCCCACGAAAGCACCTTCCGACTGTACCAGTCTAGCACTACCACCAGATAAAGATAGCCTCCCCTTACGGGAATGTATGTAATGTCCGAACACCATACCTCATTGGGCCTCTCCACCTTCCGATCCCTCAACAAATAAGGATAAGTCCGATGATCTTTCGCTTTTTCACTGGTCCTCCTGGGCCTGGGATAAAATACCTTGAGCCCCATAAGCCGCATCAGACGCTGCACCCTCTTGCGGTTCACCCTGTACCCTTCTTGCCTCAAAACCTCCGTCATCCTCCGGCTCCCATAGTAAGGCTTCTTAAGATAAATCTGGTCGATCCTCCGCATCAGCTCAAGGTTCTCCGGTCTCTCTCCTCGACCTCGATAGTAATAACCGGAACGACTGAAACCCAATAGCTCGCACTGCCGACTAACGCTTATCTCCTCTTCCTTAGAGATCGCCCCCTTCTTCTCCTCCAGGCTCAACTTCTCCTGGAGATTCCGGCTAAAAAATCGCGTTCCACCACCAGCTCCCCGATCTTGGCCTGTAGCCTTCGTATCTCTTCCTTATACCCCCTGGTATCCGAAGACTTGCCCCGGGCAAAAACTGATACCAGCCCCTCCTGGGCCTGCCTTTTCCATTTCGAGATCATATTGGGATGAAGATCAAATTGCGCAGCCAGCTCCGCAAGGGACTTCTCTTCCCTCAGAGCCTCAAGGGCTACCTTGGCCTTGAATTCCGGAGAATACCTCTTGGACTTTTTCCTGGACATTGGACCCCTCCTTTGTCTGATTTTTTCACCTTACCACACTGTCCAAATTTCGGGGTCCACTTCAAACATCCCAGGTGGTTCGAAAAATGGAGAGCAGGTCAGTTTTCCGAATCTTCCTGATGCTCGTGGGAGTGAGTAGCTTGATGAAAGCTGTACTGGCAGACGCCTCGTCTCTCAACTAAATCTTCTCCAGCACCCCTCTGAGAGTCTCCGGGTTCAGGTGCGCGTATTTCAAAGTGGTGCTGATTTGCCGGTGCCCTAGAAGAGCCTGTATCTGTTGAAGAGGAACTCCGCGCATAGCCAACCAGCTTGCGAAGGTGTGGCGGAGGTCGTGGATGCGGATGGTGGTGGGGAAACCGGCTTTCTTGAGGGCCTTCTTGAAAGCTGTCTGAAACCACTTCTTGCTGAGCGGGAAGACGCGTTCTTCCTGGGGGACGCCGGAACCGTTCCAGCGCGAGGCTCTCTCCCGAAGAACGCGCAGGGCTCGGGGGTGGAGGGGAAAGCCAAAGGTTCTTCCCGACTTGTTGCGGGAACCACGGAGGAAGAGAACGCCGCGGTCGAAGTCCACGTCGCGCCACCGGAGTTCCAAAGCTTCTCCGAGCCTGCGTCCGGAGTAGAGCAGAAACTCCACGAACTGGCGATAATCCGGGTTCTCCACATTTTTCAGGAGTCTTTCCGCCTCTTCCTCGGTGAGGTAAGTCCACCGGTCGTCGTTTTTTTCGGGGAGGTTCCCCAACCCGGCGAGCGGGTTCTGAAGGAGAAGTCCCCACCGTACGGCCATGGTAAGCATGTGTCTTAACAAGCTGGTTTCACGATTCACCGTGGACGGTCTCGCGCCCTCGGAGAGACGCTTCTGCCGATAAGTCTCCACCAGGGGAATGGTGATTTCGGAGAGTCTGCGCTTCCCGAAAGCGGGTTCCAGGTGCTTCTTCCAGCGCTGGACTTTGTGTTCCACGTCCCGGTTGTGAATGCGGCACCATGCGAGTATCTTACCCACAGCGACTCCAGGGTGAGGCCGTCGTCTTCCCCCAGGACTTTCCTGCGGGCGTGCGCTTTCCGGAACTCCAGCTCGGCAAGCTCTGCGGCTTTCCTGTCGGGACCAATGCGCTTCCGGACGCGTATTCCGTTGAAGTGAAGGTCTACCCACCAGACCACGGAAGCTCCCAGCTCTCGCCCGCACTTCCTGCACCTGCGGGCTTTAGCCGGGTTTCGGTATTTGCACTCCGGGCACTCTTTCTTGAGCGCCACCGGGACTCCTCTCCGCGTCCTTTTCTCCCTTTTGACTGCCAGGGCTGGACAGAAAAAGTCAAATCTGATTAGGATTGATTAAACCGAAAGGAAAAAGTCCGGAGTTTGGACACCTATATGGACACCAGGAAAGGAGAGGTTCTGAAAACCTTGACAGATGCGCCCCCGGGAGGACTCGAACCTCCGACTCCGGGATTAGGAATCCCGTGCTCTATCCGCCTGAGCTACGGGGGCAAAGTGCCGAAATTGAAAACCTTTTAAAAAATTCTATTTTGTTGTGTTGATTTTATCAAAACTGATTTCCGGCTTCAAGCCCTCGAATTGCCTCATTAAAAATCTACTCGAACCCCATATCGTTGCCTCATTTAAAAATCTGCTCGAAAACCTTTAACCTCCTCCCCAGATCATCTTCCAAGGGAGGAGAATTATGCCCAATAAGGAAGTTTGACCTTATGACCCGTAAGAAGCTTGTCCTCTCTTACGCCAAAAATACTAGACGAATTCATTCAATTGACTAACCACAACCGCTCTTATGCCTCCTGGCTACTGCGTCACGCCGGACGAAAAATCCACCTCAAAACCCCAAACGGTACTAAAGTCATCCTCGTGGCCGATCCCAACCGCAAAATCAAACGCAAACGAAAAAAGATCTACGACCAAGAGGTCCTAAAACCTCTCCGAAAGATCTGGGCCATCCTCGATTACCCTTCAAGCCTAAGACTTAAAGCCATTCTCCCTAAAATCATCCCTAAACTCGAAAAACACGGCGAAATCCAATTGACCACAACCGTAAGGAATAAGCTCCTGCGTATCTCAAAAGCTACCATAGACCGCCTGCTGGCCCCGGAAAGGAAACGCCTGGACCTTAAACCCAAAGCCAGGACCAAGCCCGGAACCCTCCTCAAAAAAGACATCCCTATCCGCACTCATGCCGACTGGAAAGAAAGTGAGCCGGGTTTCGTAGAGATGGATCTCGTAAGTCACGATGGAGGCCTGGCCAAAGGAGATCACGCCTGGTCTCTGATGGTGGTCGATTTTTGTACCCAATGGACCGAGACCGCTCCCCTTAAAAATCGGGCCCAAAAGTGGACTTTTGAGGCCTTGCAAAAGATCTCCCGAAGGATGCCCTTTCCGCTCAAAGGTATAGATTGCGACAATGATGGCGCTTTTATCAATCATCATCTTCTCAAGTGGTCTCAGGAAAAAGGGATCGTTTTCACGCGCTCAAGACCTTACCGAAAGAACGATAATTGTCGGGTGGGAGAAGCACCGGACGGTAGCCCGAAGATATTTTGGCTATTTTCGGTATGATACGGAGGAAGCCCTGGAGGTTCTTGAGGAGCTTAGCGAGGTCTTGAGTCTTTACATAAATTTCTTTCAGCCTTAGGTGAAGCTGATTGAGAAGAGGCGTATAGGGAGCAACGTTAAGAAGATTTACGAGGAGCCGAAGACGCCGTACGAGAGGGTACCGGAGCATCCGGCCATCCCGGAGGACACCAAAGAGGAGTTGAGGCAGAAATACGAGGAGCTGAACCCCGCAGAGCTTAGAAGGAAGATTCTTCGGCTACAACGGAGGCTATTTGGTCTAGCCACACCTGTCAAAGGAGTAACCTATGAATAGATTTTCTCATGAGGCAATTAGGCCCTGCATCTCCATCCGGGAAAAACCCTCCTCGGTCTTAAAACTTTACGAAATCGTATTATTTTTTGAAAAGTCCGGCCAGTGTTCCCCTTCATACAAGAGCAGGCTCGTTTCCCTCTTCATGAATTTCGGGATCTTTTGTTCGAGATTCAAAAACCGGATAGTGAAGGATGGTCTTTCAAGTATGGTGGAAGAGGTAAAAATAGCTGATTCGGCATAAAAGGCATCGGTAGCATATCTCCGGCGGAACATAAAGAGCGGTAACGCGGAAAATACACGAATGATAGACCGGCAAAAAACCAAAACTTATTTCGAAAAAATGTCTTCTTCACGAAACGATCAGGGGACAGGTCTTTCGATGATGACTCGAATCGTAAATCGGAGAAGCTTGTCGGGAGAGAGCCTGAGACGCCAGAGGATCTTGCCCTGGGGAGTGCGTTCATCCCAGGGTGGGTCCGCGGAGGCCTGAATCTTTATCTCCTCCCGACGGCTTACGGGGATTCGATCGTAAAGGACCGCCGGAATGGTCCGGGGATGAGCGCTCTTTACGGTAAGACGCCATTCCAGTGTCCGCCGGAGACGCCGCTTTACCACCCCCACCCTTTCTTTGTAGTCCCTGAGCACCTCCCTTTCCACCTTCACCCAGGGATCCTCGCCCAGGTAAAGGTTCACCTCGGCTCCGGGATTGAGGGCGGGAATATTCCGCGCGGGGAGTTCTCTTTTGCCCAGGAAGATGCGGGTTCGACCTCCGGGAAGGTAGGTGTCCGGTCGAAGGGAAAGACTCAGGAAGGCCCGAGGGAGGCGATAGGCCGGGATTTCCACCCGCAGCTTTGCCGGGAAACTCCTCTCTTCGAGAAGGAGGAAGCGAGGGACCCCGGGAGGAAGTTCGGCAAGACGGAGGTGATAGCTCTTGCCCCGAAAAGTGGGCTCCACCACGGTCTCCCGGACTTTCGGGAGTTTTATCGTGGCCCGCAGGACTTTCTTCAGCGGAGCGTCCACATACCAGGGCTGGAAGGGCGGGGGAGCCAGGATGGTGAACCTTCGAGGATAGGTCTCGTATACCACGGACAAGGGAGGCCACTTGCGCCCCAGGCGCTGGATCAGACGCAGGCCCAGTTCTACTCGAACCCGATCCTCCCCGGGGGTAACGAAAATTAGGCGTTCCTCCCGGAACTCCACCGCCGGGAGGGGATAACGCACCCGCACCACATACCCGGATTGAGGAGCGGGGCATTCCACATAGGGAGTGAAGAAGGAGACCCTCTTCAGGGCCAGACTTTCCCCGAGCACCGTCAGCCGGGCCCGTATCCCGGCCAGCTCCCCCTTCAGGGTGGCCCGGCGTTCCCCTATCCGGCGGAGACTTTCGGAGATCCGGGAAAGGGCACCCCAGGGATCCTTCCCCAGGTCCCCGGGACGGAGGGCCCGTAGCCAGCTTTCCTCAAACTTTAGGACTTCCAGTTCCCTCTCCAGGGCCTCTTCACGCTTCCGAAGGGTCTTCCGTTTCTCAGCGATCTCCCCCTCCGGCTCCCCCTCGCCGCGGAACTCCCAGGTGACCACGCATCCGGGAGGAGCCAGAAGGGTTTCCAGGTCCCCGGCCCGGTGGGAACCGGGAAAGGGGATACGGGGAGCCTCCCTAGCGGAGAACCGGATCTCCTCGGTCAGATAAGCTCCCTCCGGAGAGAGCGTCAGCACCAGAGGCTTTCTCTCCAGGGAGAACCCCGCGGAAGACAGCAGGACGAACCCGATAAGACTCAGCAAAAAACATCGCATAGTTTCCTTTTACGCGAGGGGGACTTAAAATTCAACCCGTGGCCCGTATAAGAAAGGAAGAGGCCCTGCGCTGGCTCGCGGAGAGACTGGGAAAACTCTCCCCCGGCGAGTGCCTGGACTTTCTGTGTAAGAAACGGAACCGCCTGGTGCGGGTGATCCGGGGCCTCGAGGGGTTCAGAGTGGAAGAGAGGGGCTTTTTTCGGGAGGACTTTCAGACCCGCGACGAGAGGGAGACCGTGAAGATCTGTGAGCGTCTTTTCGCCAGGGAGTTTCCCCGCAGCCACATGCTCTGGGCCCACCGCCGCCGTGCCTGAGGGGAGAGGGCTACCCCTCGGTTCCCCCCGAACCCGGAAGGACCTCCGGATTCAGGGCCTCGAGGTAGTCTCCTCCCATCCTCACCAGAAGGACGCCCCGCCTGCTGGCCGGGGCCACCAGATCCTGCGGAATACGCAGGGCCGCCAGGATGGGTACCAGGGGCTTCTCCCTCCACTCCGGCTCGTAATGGAAAAGATTTTCCAGCTTGGCCCGGAACTCATCAAAGTGTTCGGCCCTGAGCTGACTCTTCACCTCCGCCACAAAGAGGATCTCCCGCCCCCCTTCGTCCTCGGCAAGCACTATGGCGTCGTACTGGTTATAACGACCGTCCTTCCGGTATTCCACATCGAGCATCCGCTTTTTTACCTTAAAGCCCAGTCTTTCGGCCAGATAGGGAAGCCCCGGAGCGAAAATGTCCTCGGTAAGGGTCCCCAGACGATTGGCCAGATCTCCCCACTTCCTGTTCATCTCGTCCTTAAAGGCCCTCATCTCCTCCTTAAAAGCCCTCATCTCGTCCTTAAAGGCTCTCATCTCGTCCTTAAAGGAGCGGAACTCCTGAGAAAGGGTCTCCATGGACTTGCGCAGCTCCAGCACGGCTATGAGGTTGTCGGTGGAGATCTGCTTGAGGATCTCGAGCTCCCAGGAGACACCTTCTATCCTTTTTTCGTGTCTTTCCACCCTCTCCCTGAGGCGTTCTATCTCCTCGAGAAGCCGGGCTTCGTTCACGATCCTCCCTCCATCGTTGGGGACGAAGCCCCCAGACCCCCACGGTGTCTGTGGGGGCACCCTTGAGGTCTTACCAATTTTTTTCTATCATGAAAGTCCATCCGGGAAAAGGAGGCGTATTTTCGTGAAGATCAGGGTGTGGCGCAGGGACCCTCGGGCCCGGCTTCCGGAACGGGCCTCGGAGGGAGCGGTGGGGTTCGACCTCTTCGCCCTCGAGGACCAGGAGATCCCTCCCGGGGAGCCCACCTTCGTCCGCACCGGGCTCGTCATCCAGACCGAACCTCCCTACGCCCTATTCCTCTTTCCCCGCTCGAGCCTCTTTCGCCAAAAGGGCCTGATCTTTCCCCATTCGGCCGGGGTCATCGACTTCGATTACTGCGGGGAGGAGGACGAGCTCAAGATCCTGGTTTTGAATCTGAAAGAGCGCCCGGTACGGGTGGCCGCCGGCGAGAGGCTGGCCCAGATGGTTCTGCTTCCGGTGGCCACGGAGGTGGAGGTGGAGGTGGTTTCCTCACCCCTGGCAAGGAACTCCAGGGGCGGGTTCGGAAGCACCGGAGGCTATCGTTGAAGGACCTGCGGGACACTTACCGGAGACACCAGAGGGCCTTTCTTTATCGCCTTTTCGAAGAGCTCGGCGGGGAGGCCTTCCGGCAAACCCTGTTTCTGAGTTTCCTGGGAGCCCGGATCTGCTACGCCGACACCCCACCCCTTTCCCTCTTTGCCGAGGAGAGGTTTCGCGATCCCGAAAAACTCGGTGCCTTTCTGGTGCGCCTTAAGGCCGCGGGACACGGAAGCGTCTTCGCCCACTCTCCTCTGGTGGTAAAGCCGGAGGAGCCCTCCCCGGCCCTCCTTGCCTCCTTATACAAGGCCTGGTTTGACCCGGAGACCGGAAGCCTTCAGCTCAACCTCCGGCACTTTGCCGAGATCCTGGAGCCTTCGGACTTCGAGGCCCTGATCGCCCCCGGGGTGGCCGACCGCACCTTTCTGGATTTCGAGGCTGTTCTCTTTGAAGGCCCGGAGCTCTCTTTGAACTACTCTGGCCCCCTACGGGACCTCCTCCCCCGCTTCGAAGAGCCCCAGGAGGAGAGTCTCTGGGCTCGCTCCCGGGTTGCGGTCATCCGGGTCCCCGGGCAGGAGCCCTTCGGCTGGCTGGCGGTCATCGTGGAGGGATTCTCCCGGATATTCTCTCACCAGTTCGTGCGCCACACCTGGCTGAACTTCAACCAGCGTTCCCACCGCTACACCGCGGTGGATCAGTTCGTGCGCCCCCCCTCCTTTGAAGAGGTCCCGGAGGCCACCCGGCTCTACGGAGAGGAGGTGGAAAGGGGGCTTTCCGCCTATCGGAAACTGGTCAAGGCCGGGGTGCGCAAGGAGGACGCCCGCTTCCTCACCCCTCAGGGGGCCGCCACCACGGTCCTGGCCACCGGCCCCTGGTTCGTGTGGAAGGACTTCGTGGAAAAACGCGCCCACCCCAAAGCCCAGTGGGAAATACGAACCCTCGCCCGCGCCCTGAGCAAACTCCTCTAATTATTTGCGTCGTCTATTTCTTTACCCGGATTGCATCAATAAAAACTCTTTGACAGGGCCTATAAAACCCCTTAGTTATCTCGATAAATTTTGTCGGGGAGGGGGAGATGCCCGCGAGGAGGGACTTCCTTAAAATGATGGGCATGCTCGGGGTGATGGTCGGGTTTCCGGGGGTTGCGGAGGGATTTCGGCGGGCCGGGGGTGAATTCGCGGCCCGGCGCTGTATTGGTTGTCAGGCCTGCGTGGTGGCCTGTGCGGAGACCCGGGGGCTCCCCGCAGACCGGTTCCTGCACCGGATCGTTTTTGCGGAGAGGGGACATTTTCCGGAGGTGAAGGGGGGCTTCCGCCGGGAGGTTACGGGGTGCGATCTGTGTGCCGGGCGCGCCGAGGGCCCGGTCTGCGTGCGGGTATGTCCCACGGGAGCCCTCAGAATCCCCGGGGCCGTCAAAACACGCCCCCTCCCCGGAGAACGGGTGGTGCACACGGTATGCCTGGCCTGTAACGCCCGGTGCGGATTGCGGGTGCGGGTCCGGGGAGAACGCCCGGTTTTCTTCGAGGGCAATCCCTACCATCCCTACAACCGCGCCGGAGAACCCTTACCCTACGATACTCCGGTGGCGGAAAGTCTCGCGCAATCCGCGGCCACCTGCGGCAAACCCCAGTGCGATGGGGACTATCTGGAGAATCCCTACCGGGTGCTCGTGCCCCTGAAACGCAACGGCCCCCGGGGCTCGGGGCGGTTCGTGCCCATCCCCTGGAGTCAGCTTATCCGGGAAATCGCCGAGGGCGGAAAGCTCTTTGCCCATTTGGGGGACGAACGCCACTATCCGGGTCTCAGAGAGATCCTTTCCGACGAGCCTCTGGACCCCTCGGCGCCGGAGCTGAGTCCTAAACGCAACCAGCTGGTCTGGATCACCGGGCGGTCCCAGGCCGGGCGCAAGCACTTTATAAACCGGTTCGTGAGCCAGGCCGTGGGCTCGATAAATCACATCGGACACACCGACATCTGCGGCCTGGGGTTTCGGATGGGGAACTTCATCCTCACCGACGGCACCGAGGTGGAGCTCAAGGCCGACTTCAAACGGGCGCGCTACATCATAGCCTTCGGAGCCAACTTCTTTGCCGCGGGTCAGCCCGGACCGAGCACCGCCGGAGCCATTATGGCCCGTCGGGTGGCCGCCGGGGATCTCCGGGTGGTAGTGGTGGATCCCCGGGGCCACGAGGGGCTCTCCATTGCGCACGAGTGGCTGCCGGTGCGCCCCGGAGAGGACGGGGCGCTAGCCATGGGGATGCTCCGGGTGATGCTCGAGGAAGGACTCTACGACCGGGAGTTCCTGGAACGGCCCTCGGAGAGGGCCGCGCGGAAGGCCGGACGCAACCTCTACACCAACGCCACGCACCTCGTGGTGGTGGAGGAGGGACACGCCCTTTACGGCCGCATCCTGCGGGTCGGGGATCTTGCGCTCCCCGGTCCGGCGGAAGAACCGGTGGTCGTCGATCCGGAA
The window above is part of the Thermosulfurimonas sp. F29 genome. Proteins encoded here:
- a CDS encoding transposase family protein — translated: MSSLTPKILDEFIQLTNHNRSYASWLLRHAGRKIHLKTPNGTKVILVADPNRKIKRKRKKIYDQEVLKPLRKIWAILDYPSSLRLKAILPKIIPKLEKHGEIQLTTTVRNKLLRISKATIDRLLAPERKRLDLKPKARTKPGTLLKKDIPIRTHADWKESEPGFVEMDLVSHDGGLAKGDHAWSLMVVDFCTQWTETAPLKNRAQKWTFEALQKISRRMPFPLKGIDCDNDGAFINHHLLKWSQEKGIVFTRSRPYRKNDNCRVGEAPDGSPKIFWLFSV
- a CDS encoding site-specific integrase; translated protein: MGKILAWCRIHNRDVEHKVQRWKKHLEPAFGKRRLSEITIPLVETYRQKRLSEGARPSTVNRETSLLRHMLTMAVRWGLLLQNPLAGLGNLPEKNDDRWTYLTEEEAERLLKNVENPDYRQFVEFLLYSGRRLGEALELRWRDVDFDRGVLFLRGSRNKSGRTFGFPLHPRALRVLRERASRWNGSGVPQEERVFPLSKKWFQTAFKKALKKAGFPTTIRIHDLRHTFASWLAMRGVPLQQIQALLGHRQISTTLKYAHLNPETLRGVLEKI
- a CDS encoding IS3 family transposase (programmed frameshift) → MSRKKSKRYSPEFKAKVALEALREEKSLAELAAQFDLHPNMISKWKRQAQEGLVSVFARGKSSDTRGYKEEIRRLQAKIGELVVERDFLAGISRKLSLEEKKGAISKEEEISVSRQCELLGFSRSGYYYRGRGERPENLELMRRIDQIYLKKPYYGSRRMTEVLRQEGYRVNRKRVQRLMRLMGLKVFYPRPRRTSEKAKDHRTYPYLLRDRKVERPNEVWCSDITYIPVRGGYLYLVVVLDWYSRKVLSWGLSNTMEAGFCRQVLEEALEKYGRPAIFNTDQGSQYTSREFLEVLEEAGVAISMDGRGRWQDNRMVERFWRSLKYECVYLLEFEGGKEAREAIGRWIGSYNGERPHFGLGGRTPDEVYFGGNLPGVRERVAA
- a CDS encoding DUF4139 domain-containing protein, which gives rise to MRCFLLSLIGFVLLSSAGFSLERKPLVLTLSPEGAYLTEEIRFSAREAPRIPFPGSHRAGDLETLLAPPGCVVTWEFRGEGEPEGEIAEKRKTLRKREEALERELEVLKFEESWLRALRPGDLGKDPWGALSRISESLRRIGERRATLKGELAGIRARLTVLGESLALKRVSFFTPYVECPAPQSGYVVRVRYPLPAVEFREERLIFVTPGEDRVRVELGLRLIQRLGRKWPPLSVVYETYPRRFTILAPPPFQPWYVDAPLKKVLRATIKLPKVRETVVEPTFRGKSYHLRLAELPPGVPRFLLLEERSFPAKLRVEIPAYRLPRAFLSLSLRPDTYLPGGRTRIFLGKRELPARNIPALNPGAEVNLYLGEDPWVKVEREVLRDYKERVGVVKRRLRRTLEWRLTVKSAHPRTIPAVLYDRIPVSRREEIKIQASADPPWDERTPQGKILWRLRLSPDKLLRFTIRVIIERPVP
- a CDS encoding FAD-dependent thymidylate synthase, which encodes MKDLRDTYRRHQRAFLYRLFEELGGEAFRQTLFLSFLGARICYADTPPLSLFAEERFRDPEKLGAFLVRLKAAGHGSVFAHSPLVVKPEEPSPALLASLYKAWFDPETGSLQLNLRHFAEILEPSDFEALIAPGVADRTFLDFEAVLFEGPELSLNYSGPLRDLLPRFEEPQEESLWARSRVAVIRVPGQEPFGWLAVIVEGFSRIFSHQFVRHTWLNFNQRSHRYTAVDQFVRPPSFEEVPEATRLYGEEVERGLSAYRKLVKAGVRKEDARFLTPQGAATTVLATGPWFVWKDFVEKRAHPKAQWEIRTLARALSKLL
- a CDS encoding dUTP diphosphatase produces the protein MKIRVWRRDPRARLPERASEGAVGFDLFALEDQEIPPGEPTFVRTGLVIQTEPPYALFLFPRSSLFRQKGLIFPHSAGVIDFDYCGEEDELKILVLNLKERPVRVAAGERLAQMVLLPVATEVEVEVVSSPLARNSRGGFGSTGGYR